In Metarhizium brunneum chromosome 3, complete sequence, a genomic segment contains:
- the hipO gene encoding Hippurate hydrolase, which produces MLRAELDALPIEELIDLPYSSKKRMVDRHGNDRPVMQACGHDMNMAAPLGAAALLRAAAAEWSGTLLIVFQPDEEETGGAQAMIDDGLYNLVPVPDLMLAQHVVPSATGSVSIRSGPVLVAADSIRVRVVGGPCEGTLNPQQCVDPDPIPIAMRVVLGLEDAVRAEIGPGKDATIACWGFHAGEPGNDYVAYADILLDVKTMEVEVRLQVHEFIKRRFREACREAGMPLEPIFDIKVRAPLTSNDVLISDAVGKVFKQMFGDNALEMELTRACEDFSTLGGGYNVPYAYWNFRGSGNTTGGAIATNHSPYFAPIIESGLGCKNGYPWAPVGI; this is translated from the coding sequence ATGCTACGGGCTGAACTGGACGCTCTACCCATTGAAGAGTTAATAGACTTGCCGTACAGTAGCAAGAAGCGCATGGTGGACCGTCATGGCAATGACCGGCCCGTCATGCAAGCATGTGGTCATGACATGAATATGGCGGCGCCTCTCGGTGCGGCTGCCCTGTTGCGGGCTGCAGCCGCGGAATGGAGTGGCACTCTTCTTATTGTTTTTcagcccgacgaggaggagacgGGAGGAGCGCAGGCTAtgattgatgatgggctATACAACCTCGTTCCAGTGCCGGACCTCATGCTGGCTCAACACGTGGTTCCCTCAGCGACAGGTTCCGTATCTATCCGCTCCGGCCCGGTGCTTGTAGCTGCAGACTCCATACGTGTTCGAGTTGTTGGCGGTCCATGCGAAGGGACTCTAAATCCCCAGCAATGTGTGGATCCGGATCCTATCCCGATCGCGATGCGCGTTGTTCTTGGACTTGAAGACGCCGTGAGGGCTGAAATCGGGCCAGGCAAAGACGCCACGATTGCTTGCTGGGGTTTTCATGCCGGCGAACCGGGCAATGACTATGTTGCCTACGCTGACATTCTCCTTGACGTAAAGACGATGGAAGTCGAGGTTAGACTACAAGTGCACGAATTCATCAAGCGCCGGTTTCGAGAGGCGTGTCGCGAAGCTGGTATGCCTCTGGAACCAATATTCGACATCAAGGTTCGTGCTCCTCTTACGAGCAATGACGTGTTAATATCGGATGCGGTTGGAAAGGTGTTTAAACAAATGTTTGGAGACAACGCTCTGGAAATGGAGCTCACACGTGCGTGCGAGGACTTCTCGACACTTGGAGGCGGTTATAACGTGCCTTATGCGTACTGGAACTTTAGGGGAAGTGGAAATACGACCGGAGGCGCCATCGCTACAAACCACTCCCCCTACTTTGCTCCCATTATAGAGTCTGGTCTAGGGTGTAAAAACGGGTACCCCTGGGCACCCGTGGGTATCTAA
- the gloF_2 gene encoding 2-oxoglutarate-dependent dioxygenase gloF produces MGGIANQQHAIPIIDFGPLLQDDCTHENFATIGKEIYEAFRDFGFAYIKNHSVPQKVVDEAFQWSQRFFALPQGEKDKVPHPREGWYHRGYSGIGREKVSQMVFDEEGIANQRKKPDFKESYEMGAEGKLRNIWPADNVIPGFRDFFTQFYEICYGMELQLLRAIAVGMGLKEDFFTNYHKTKQNQIRLLHYPPAKEELLATGKLESISAHTDFGTLTMLFQDQVGGLEVEDIHEKGKFNPAPYIPGTMVVNIGDLLMRWSNDVLRSTLHHVRTPPADEPLKEGEPRMTRERYSIPYFVAPDIDSTIDCIPGCWGPERPRKYEPINSSEYLDMRLNATY; encoded by the exons AtgggcggcatcgccaatcAGCAACATGCAATCCCCATCATCGATTTTGGCCCTCTTCTTCAAGATGACTGCACGCACGAAAATTTTGCCACCATCGGGAAAGAAATCTACGAAGCGTTTAGGGATTTTGGTTTCGCCTACATAAAAAACCACTCAGTTCCGCAGAAAGTGGTAGACGAGGCATTCCAATGG AGCCAACGCTTCTTCGCCCTGCCACAAGGCGAAAAGGACAAGGTTCCCCACCCTCGAGAAGGATGGTATCACCGAGGCTACTCGGGCATCGGCCGCGAAAAAGTCTCCCAGATGGTTTTTGACGAGGagggcatcgccaaccaACGTAAAAAGCCAGACTTCAAGGAATCCTACGAAATGGGTGCAGAGGGAAAGCTGCGAAACATTTGGCCTGCCGATAACGTGATCCCCGGGTTCCGCGACTTCTTCACCCAGTTTTACGAGATATGCTACGGCATGGAATTGCAACTGCTCCGCGCTATCGCCGTTGGCATGGGCCTGAAGGAGGATTTCTTTACCAATTACCACAAGACCAAGCAAAACCAGATCCGCCTGCTGCACTACCCgccagccaaagaagaacTCCTCGCGACCGGCAAACTAGAAAGTATCAGTGCCCATACCGATTTCGGTACGCTAACCATGCTCTTCCAGGACCAAGTCGGCGGACTCGAGGTCGAAGATATCCATGAAAAGGGCAAATTCAACCCAGCGCCCTATATCCCAGGAACAATGGTTGTCAATATCGGCGATCTACTTATGAGATGGAGCAACGACGTGCTGCGGTCTACGCTGCATCACGTTCGTACGCCTCCAGCTGATGAGCCGTTGAAAGAGGGCGAACCGCGGATGACTCGCGAGAGGTACTCGATTCCATACTTTGTAGCCCCGGACATTGACTCTACAATTGACTGTATACCAGGCTGCTGGGGGCCGGAACGACCAAGGAAGTATGAGCCTATTAATAGCAGCGAGTACCTGGATATGCGGCTGAATGCCACCTACTGA